The region AAACAAAGCCGAAATTTCCCGCACTCTGCGCGAATCTTACGAAAACCAGGTGCGGCAACTGGAAGCCAAAGTCGAAGAACTGCATCAACTCCGGGCTGCTGATCTCAAAGAGGTTGCCTTGGCCCAGAAATCTCAAATTTTTAACCAACTTGTGGGAGGAAACGCCATGAACGAAAGCATTGATCGCAGTCAAAATATTAATGTGGACGGCAACTTTACCATCACTGCCACTAACTCTGTCGTGAACCTAGGCGAAATTAGCGGCACTGTCAGTAACGCAATTCATCAACTTCAGCAGTCTAGCCAACCCGAAACGGTGCAATTAGCCGCCTGGTTAGACGAGTTGCAAGGGTTGATTGAAGCCGAACCGAATCTCAAAGACGATGACAAAGTGGAAGCCCTGGAACAAGTCGGTACGCTGGCAAAAGCGGGCGAAAATCCCCAGGATAGCACCTTGAAAAAGCTATCGAATACGGCAGTCAAGATTCTGAAAGGGACGATCGCGGCTCTCCCCGACACCGCTAAACTCGCTGAAGCCTGTAGCAAACTCTTACCCCTCATCTCTGGTGCATTGGGTCTCTAGGGCGTATCTGCAAAGTCTAAATGTAAGGTAGTGGCTCAATTGAGCCAAATCAGAATCGCAGCAATCGTCAGCATTGCAAGATAGTTCTCTGCCCGTTTTTCATACCGTGTTGCGACCCGTCGAGCTTGCTTCAGTCGATTGATGAGACGCTCAATCCGGTTGCGTTCTCGGTACAGTCCACGATTGAATCGGGGTTTCCGCTTGGCGTTTTTGCGCTTGGGAATCACTGGAGTCGTGTGCTGGCGGCGAAGGGTACGGCGAATCGAGCCCGCATCGTAACCTTTGTCGCCGCCAAGATAACGCGGTCGTTGCTTCGGTCTGCCTTGTCCTTTGCGCTTGATGCGAGGTGCGGCTTGGTTCAGCTTGCCAACCCCTTTGACATCATTGCTCTGTCCAGGCAGGATGACAACCTGCATCGGTTTGCCCAATCCTTCCGCTTGAATCTGCATCTTGGTGCTAAAACCGCCTTTGGATCGTCCCAGTGCTTCCTGTTGCTGCAATTTCTCGGTCGTTAGCCGTGGCTCTGGGGATGATTGTCCCCCCTTTTTGCGCCTGCTGCGTGTTGATGAGCGCGAACGATGGTGCTATCGATGAAAGGCACTTCCCAATCCATCTGCTGCTGGGCATCTCCTTGCTGGTGCAATTGGTCGAGAATTGCCTGCCACACTCCTTGGGCACGCCAACGGTAGAAGCGACTCGACACTG is a window of Leptolyngbyaceae cyanobacterium JSC-12 DNA encoding:
- a CDS encoding transposase (IMG reference gene:2510095489~PFAM: Transposase DDE domain), whose amino-acid sequence is MQIQAEGLGKPMQVVILPGQSNDVKGVGKLNQAAPRIKRKGQGRPKQRPRYLGGDKGYDAGSIRRTLRRQHTTPVIPKRKNAKRKPRFNRGLYRERNRIERLINRLKQARRVATRYEKRAENYLAMLTIAAILIWLN
- a CDS encoding transposase (IMG reference gene:2510095490) — translated: MAQHRGDLSDAQWQKLQPLLPKPAATGRPAQEHRQVLNGILWIHRTGAPWSDLPERYGSRGTVSSRFYRWRAQGVWQAILDQLHQQGDAQQQMDWEVPFIDSTIVRAHQHAAGAKRGDNHPQSHG